Genomic DNA from Hordeum vulgare subsp. vulgare chromosome 2H, MorexV3_pseudomolecules_assembly, whole genome shotgun sequence:
tgcggagctcgggcggagccctgcaggaatagttcatcaccaacgccggcgcgccgtcacgctgttggagaactcatctccttctacgtctctcttgctggatctagaaggccgagattgtcatcgagttttatgtgtgctgaacgcggaggtgtcgtccgttcggcgctagatcgggacggatcgtgggacggatcgcgagacggttcatgggacggatcgagggacggttcgtgggacggttcgagggacgtgaagacgttccgctacatcaaccgtgtttcttaacacttcccgatgtgcgatctacaagggtacgtagatccaaatctccacacaTATATGGGCattgccatgataggtcttcgtgtgtgtaggaaaatttttgtttcccatgcaacgttccccaacagattcaTGGTGGAGGGTGGGGAAGAAgacaggagagggagacgatcgaaCAGAAATGGAGGCGCTGGTCTCGTTTACTGAAGCGTCGCGGTTACTGTAGCGTTTGATCTCGCGCGGAACAACTTCCCAGGCACGGGAATCAAACGGTTtggatctttagtcctggtttgagcCATGAGCTAGGACTAAAAGGGCTCATGCCAGGCGAACGGTTGCCACTGCCCCTTTATTCCCGGTTCGTGGCTTAAACCGGGACTGATTCCTGCCGATGCCCAGCCGGCGTCCTAGCCTCCCGAACCGGAACTGATGCTCCCATTGTTCCCGGTTCATAGCAGAACCGAGATTAAACCCTTTCATCAGCTCGACGAaagccttgttttctactagtggctagattggctttctctctcattttgtttctcaatacaatggtctcttggagatcgatATGATGTAActatttcttttgcggtgtgttttttgggattcgatgaattgtgagtttatgatcaaatctatgaaatcatatttatgcttgattattatagcctcgtatttcttctcctatatttggtttttgtctggacaacttgatcttttatcttgcaatgggaagaggtactTTGTGGTGGGtttgatcttgtggtgctcaatctcagtgacaaaaagagacatgacacgcatgtatcgttgctatcaaggataaaacggtggggtctattcctacatgaatagatcttgtctacatcatgtcatcattcttaaggcattactctgtttctccatgaactcaatacactagatgcatgctcgatagcggtcggtgtgtgtGGGCAATAGAAGTAGATTCATACAGAAGTCGGTCAACTTGgcttgtacgtgatgcctatatacatgatcattgtcttgaacatcgtcataattatttgcttttccatcaattgtccaacagtaatttgtctacccaccgtttgctatttcctcgagagaagccactactgaAACCtacgtgattgaagttttcaagttttgagtgaaagCACGATGGATGAATGAATAAGAAGTGATAAAAGCTTAATGTTGGGGAtgacccatggcaccccaaggtaatatctaaggtgtaccaagcaactaatcttggggatgccctcgaaggcatcccctctttcttctaacaaccatcgagaTAACTTTACTTGAAGCTATATATTTATTCatgacatatcatgagttttgtttggagcgtctggTGTCATTTGTGTCTTTCTTTATTTgatggttagtttgtcataataaacctttctggacacacccatttgagagaaccAAATTatactatgatttgttagaatcgctctttatgcttcagttAAACTTTTTGAGCCATTGAATTgctcaagtgcttcacttatatctttttgagcacggtggtgccaTTATTTTGAATAAATTTGCTCTTATGCTCcacttagatgcatgctggatagcggtcggtgtgtgggtaatagaagtagatgcatgcagaagtcagtctacttgtcttggacatgatgcctatataaatgatcattgtcttgaatatcttcataattatttgctcttctatcaattgcccaacaataatttgtctacccatcgttttctattttctcgagagaagccactaatgaaacctacggcccccgggtctacttcacatcatctatttgcaatctctatttttCTATTCGCGTTTCTAATTTATTtgatcttttattttcagatatgtattatcaaaaaacccaaaaataccttcctggattttatttgctatcactcttatttgcattgatcaatctatccttagtttacccacgagggattgacaacccctccacgcgttgggttgcgaggatttgctatttgtgtgcaggtgacgcttacatagtcttgtggatcttcctactagattgataccttggtttcataagtgagcgaaattcttgtcgtcgttgtgctacatcaccctttaatcttggagggaaaccaacgcaatcagtgAGGAGTCActtccccatccataacataaccctcacgtacataaggcaattcatatctattggGAGAGCAGGGTGTAGTAGGTGACTCAAAGTCTTCATCAGTTTGagcattttcaagttctctagctttagcaatatgagcatcaagtaattcattgaGTGGCATGGTTTCAGTTTCATCAAGTGTGGCAATAGTATCATTATTAATTttcgaagtagcatcatcaagttcaggCGATATATCAGAATGAGAAATAGGTGGTGGTGTTATAAGAtgattcaaaatagtaggtgaatcaaaaggagagctagatgacagttccttacctcccctcgtcttagagggaatgATCTTAGTTCGactatctttcagattcttcatagtagcaattggatatcctcaattttacaacaaatagagttatgctccccggcaacaacgccagaaaaaggtcttgataacccacaagtatatgggaccaCGATAGTATTCACGGGTACTGTttgaccctaatttattgatccgTACAAGGGGAGCCAACGAATACTTATCGGCCTTAGcagctaagttgtcaattcaaccacacatgggaTACCTATGTGTAGCAAAGATTTAGTAGCACGATAAATAGTACTCCCTCggtcctaaaataagtgactcgaaaatggctcagttttgtactaactttagtacaaaatagagtcacttttgagtcacttattttgggacgaagggagtagtagtaacagtaacagtgatagcagcaattttgtGGCAGTTGTGACAGTAGCAATTTGGTAGCAGTTGTAACAGTAATAGcagagtagtaacttagcaagattcagtatgtgTAATGCTTAGAccatggatcaatgatggatagatatggatgacattcatcatgtagcagttacacactagagtgacacggaactagctccaattcatctatATAATGTAGGCAAGTGTTCCGTATacggtcatacgtgcttgcgaaaagaacttgcataacatattttgtcctaccctcccggggCAGGcaggtcctaatgaaaactaagggatattaaggcctccttttaatagagaatcggaataatgcattaacacatggtgaatacatgaactcctcaaactacgtcaatcaccaaaaataatcccaattattgtcaccttggggtatgcggatcaaaacATGTAATAGGTACATACAGCTTGCGAGATAGGATAAAAAGACTTTCATATTTAGAGAAAATGTAATAGGCTCAGATCTGAAAATGTAAtaggtgacaagcattaagcatagcaaagtcttaacaacatcaatctcacaacatagtggatactagggatcaagccctatcaacttaacttgattacatgatcaatatcatccaatctcatcaccgtccaacaagcctacaaaggaattactcactcgtgGTAGTGAGCAtgttggaattgttgatggagaagggttggtgatgacaacggtgacgaatccccctctccggagcccaaacggactccagatcaaccctcccgaggaagaaaaggaggcggcggtggctccACCTCGTAAAACataatgaaatcttctctcctatttttctccAAAGATGTaaatttataggactagaattagggtcgggggatccacgtgggcctcacaagctatcaggcctagggggtgggcgttccctgatggcttgtggcccacaggtagcccccctctggtacttcaccGCTCCATAATTCCTCATATATtgcaaaaaaatcacaaaaaagttttgtctgattccgagaacttttctttgtgcacaaaaataacaccacggtagttctgttaAAAacagggttagttccatttaaatcatgcaaattagagggcaAAACTAGAGCAAAggtgtttggagaagtagatatgtttgggacgtatcaactcgaCGCGACAAGCTCATGTTACCTTAGTTTGTTCGTCATCTTCTTAGTTCCTTCTAGGTTTGTTCCAACATCCACATTGTTGAACAAGTAGAACAGGAGCGAGAAGATGAAGAAACATAAAAGGTGTGGGATGAAGAAGAATATCACGAACACTTGGTGAGGATTCTTGAGGACCTAATGAGGAAGAACAATGCGTCCCGCGAGAAGAGATGGGGTAGGTGGGAAAGAATGGGGACCAGATGCATTGAATACATGTAGTTGGCCGATGTTAGTTGAGATGGATAGGCACATGACAGAATCTCTGACCAGTGACTGCAGAACCACATGGAATTAAAGACTGATATACGTCAAAGCAAACGAGAATACGAGATGATAAAGTTTATAGTATGGTGTGGTTAATATAGTGGTTGAGGATCTCGAGACACATGGGTACATACGATTCGAGTGGGCAGCGTCGTCATGCACTCCTATGCAATTTCGGCCATTTGGTATGTTTGTTGGTGTGAGTAATGATTTTGAGAGTGTGATCTTTGCTGGAATGTTGCTTGCAAACAAGTGTGAAAATTTGAGATGGTCTTTcatagaatttgtagcaatgatgGCATCCACTAGATTGCCAACTTGCCTAAAAAAACTAGATTGCAAACTCTGATTTCACACAGAGGAATCTTGGCCTGGTCCGACCCATATAGGAACCTCCTATATTGCGCCATGTGTGCTAGCAAACAACATATATCGCCTGTCTGGGTCGGCACATGTATGGAAGACCTActttttaaattttgtttttctttctcgtcatatttttatattttaaataaTTTGATATTTTAAAAAgtgttgaaaataaaaataataatagttTTGATATAAAATGTTTAATAACTCATAAATGTTTGTGGTttcataaaatgtttgcaatttttaataattattcgcatattcagaaaatgTTCCCGATTTTTTTATAAATCGGGAAATCAAAAAACGTTCGTGATTTTTTTAAGTTAGTGTATTGAAAATTATATTAATGTAATTGAATAAAAGTTtgccaattcaaaaaatgtttatgaattgaaaaatatcctaaaaattcaGAAAATATTTATAAAATTAAAAATAGTTTaatgattcaaaaaatattcaacgATTCAATAAAGATCATgcattaaaaaatgttcatcagtTTCGAAAATTCTTCCACCAATTTCCTGGCAATTGTTGGTCGATTCTAGAAATGCTCACCGATTCAAgaattgtttttaaaaaaatGCTTGCAAATagtatataatgttcatgaattcaaaaaatgttaatggttttaaaaaaagttcttcaatttgaaaaatgttcaaagttttaCATATGTTCACGAGTTTAAaaaaagtttattatttttaaaatttgttcatgaTTTCACAAAATGAGAATAATAGTGTATCTCGATGTTTATCAGTACAATGCAGGGACGATTCTAGGGGGGCAAGGGGGGGGGCTAGATcccctaacaaattgatttttctaCTATAATAATGGTTGTTGTAGCTATTTTTTTACTTCATATGAACTTTGCCCCCTCCATGAACAAACTTGCTCCCCCCCTATGCTTGCATGTTGGCTTTGTCCCTGGTACAATGTACTCATTGACGTTGaagattatgattttttttctcccaCTACAATGCACGGGCTGTTTTGCTAGTTATTAATTAAACAAAGTCAGGGATTGCGTCCGCTACAATTTGTAATGCAGGTCCGGTGGCTCCATAGGCCACACCATACACAAGTCATTGCTTACCCCTTCCCTAGCTTACACATCTCatcgcctcgcccaagagacccTGAAGTCCTGTCGCGTGCGTAGCATCGCTTTGATGTCTCGTCCGTAAGGCCCTTTCGCAGAGAGATTCTTACTCCTCTCCTCTTACCCGTACATGTCTAAAAGTCCTCAGTGGCGGATCCAGGGAGCGCCACATAATCTCTACAAAACTATAATTAAAGATGTTCATTTGAAAATAACTAAAACCATGTCATTTACTTCCTTCATtcttaaatataattttttaagAGGTTTCACTACGGAActacatatgaatatatatagacatactttaaaatttAGATTcagtcattttgctccgtatataatctttaataaaatctttaaaaatatatatttaagaACAAAAGGAGTATTTTCAAACGGAGGAAAATATGTGTTTAATGAGTTAGTTATTTCCAAACGAAAGTAAATATGTGCTTAACGAGTTTTGCTTCAACACACCCTTTATTGCATAAAAAAAAGCACACCCTTTATAAAAAATTACAGTTTTTATACAAATTAAAAGATAGCTAGCcatcccaccccccccccccccccccgcgccgcaCACACAAATGTCCCAACAAGCCATAAGGTAATGAAATTTTGATTCAGATGGACGTCTCAAACAAGCCTCAAATGTCCGAGTTAACTGAAACCCGTCAAATCTAGCCCAGATATGGAACGGCTATGTGGTCGCCTGGGTGTGTACATCAGTAGCGTATGTCACGTAGGACTAACGTAGCCTGGGTGTGTACATCAGTAGCGTATGTCACGTAGGACTAACGATGGGGTAGTGCATGACATTAATTGTCTAATACGGTAGTGCAATTTTATGACTATTTGTGATATTAAGGTGATGTTTAGACCAAATTATATTATTTATAGTGTATAAATTTTCACAGATTAGAATCTGTGCCACCGCACTACTGAGATCCCAGGTCTGCCACTGGcagtcctatatatatatatattcaaggATCGAGTTTACAATTGTAAGCATGTATTCTCTTCAAAGACTTGAAAAATAGAGAAAAGAGTCGCACCTTACGTCTCATGTCTATCTATCTCTGTCTACTTTTTCACGCGTGTTCCACAAAGTCTCAACAAAATTCAACACCTAGAGCCAGAAAAGCTATTATCTGTAAAACTATCTTTGTTCAAACTTGCACTACAGAAATCTACTCAACTTAACAAGCTTTGGGCATCATACGTGTTACTCGAGTCTTGATCTCTATTCTACAACTCTAGGTGATTTCACCGGGTGAACAGGCAACATTAGTCGATCGGCCCCAAAGAACAACCTAAACAGTGTGTGGATTTTCCTTTTGCTTCATGACCATGCACAAAGATGACTGTTATCACATTAAATCAGGCCATTAATCCAAAACCCGCCTCCAGTGAGCTAGCCATAACAGTGTTCGTTACCCTTCTTCTCTTGTGCATTCATGGATGATGAACTGCCTACAAAACAATGGGAACGTGTAGAGGTCAGAATGGTTTCATAAAAATATGAACATCGAATTCATCGAACAGCAATAGAACACAGATTGAAAGGTGGGGATATTTGTTTTCTCATTTACTTGATCATCCATAGTAGCGGTCAGCAGACTTTGAGTCGCTTGTTGCTGAGCGGTCGTCCTCTTGATTCTCCGGTTTCCCTCGCAATCGTTTCCTCGTCAACGAAGTTCTGATCCGATCCCTCTGATGAAATGCAGAGTAGTCCCCGCGTAAGGATCTTACTTACAATGTCACCCAGGCCCAGCCAACTCTAAGGAAACAGACTAGTTTGAAGACCTCTATTCATAATCTCGTACCACCTCTGTAAACAAATGTAAGACGCTTTACGATACTTCAGTGACCTATAAAACGTCTTACGTTTGTTTAAGAGGGGGTACCTAACAAGCTACAGCAAACAAGCATGTGCATCAATGAGAACTAATGGTGGTACCAAGTATCAACCCCGAGTGCATGTGCATCAATGGAGTAGAAGGACTGACAGGATGACATAAGTTTATTTATGGATGAACTAGTCGGTGCCGCAAAAAATTATTTATTCAGGACAGACATAAGTTGAACTAGCGCGATATGCACAGATACGAGATCATATCTCTGAGAAACAACGTACCTGCGGTGCTAGAAGGGGAACATCCGCGCTTGCCAAAATGGCACGGGGAAGATGGTCGAGAGGTCGTCGCACTTGATTGCGAGCCGGAGACTTGTGATGatgcatcatcatcttcttcttccataGAAATCGTTTCTCCGTCTCCATGATTCCCGCAGCAAGGTGGTCTGCCCTGCCCAACCTTTGCTCTGTCAGCCTTGGACGGTTGCTTGGGCGTAGAAGCTCTTGGTCCTGGGGAGAGATGGAAGAGCCCCCTGAAGCCGATTTCACCGTCGTGCAACCGGTTCACGAACGACTCCTGCAACAAGCCCAGGTAGAGCATGTGCTTCTGGTCCGTCCATCCGGCAGACGAGCAAACCACCATCACGTCCTGCCAGAATAAAGAAAGAAACAGCTCCATGAATCCCATGATTCAGACCCACACAACAACCCCAAGTCCCCAACAAATCCGCAGGTAATTAgaccgacgaagaagaagaaggaggagggcgcTTACCGGCAAGCGCGCGAGCTCCcggagaccgtccacctcctccaTCGTCGTCTCCTTCCTTCAACTTCACCACCAaccagagagggagagggagagggagagggagggaggtgagagaaaagagaaaagatcTCGAATGCTAGAGGCGCTCGGCTCGGCCGGCCGACGGACGTTTCTCTTTTATTTCCTTCGTGGCGCCGCTTTTCCACGTGGCCTCCGGTGGCGCGGTAAATATCCGCCACAGTGTCAGCTCGCGCGTGCGGgcaggtgggagggagggagtcTCGCCGCGCTGCACCGCCTACCTCGTGGCTTGTTTATTCCGATCCGGACGGTTCGACGATGGTACTGCGGCCAAAGATATTTTCAGGCACCACCATCTCGCGTCTGGTACTAAGAAGAAAACGCTCCGGATATTTTTCCCCGACccaaccaaacaaaaaagagaCGATGATATTTTTCCGGTCGATGGTACTAACAAGGTTTTGGTTTCGAATGTGGGCATGGCCCGGTAACTGTCGTGACGTCGGTCCAACCTTTGTCCTTATAGCAACTTGTGTTATTCTGCGCCATCTTTTTGATCCCTTTCTCAGCTAATTAGACGACCAGATGCGTAAGAAGCCAGGTTAGTGCCACCGCCTTGCTTTGCTTTGGTTTCGTTTCCGCGATTTCTTTTACGAGAAGGGTCGGGTGCTATCCACTTCTACTTCTATCCATGGTTGATCA
This window encodes:
- the LOC123425281 gene encoding uncharacterized protein LOC123425281; its protein translation is MEEVDGLRELARLPDVMVVCSSAGWTDQKHMLYLGLLQESFVNRLHDGEIGFRGLFHLSPGPRASTPKQPSKADRAKVGQGRPPCCGNHGDGETISMEEEDDDASSQVSGSQSSATTSRPSSPCHFGKRGCSPSSTAEGSDQNFVDEETIARETGESRGRPLSNKRLKVC